One segment of Thermosynechococcus sp. HN-54 DNA contains the following:
- a CDS encoding Uma2 family endonuclease: MITTTCQPTPTPQPVRFTVQDYHRLLELGFLREDDHIELIRGELVRMAAKGTAHESCLR, encoded by the coding sequence ATGATCACGACCACTTGCCAACCCACTCCAACCCCCCAACCAGTGCGATTTACGGTGCAGGACTATCACCGTTTACTGGAACTTGGGTTTCTGAGGGAAGATGACCACATTGAGCTAATTCGGGGGGAACTGGTGCGAATGGCGGCCAAGGGAACAGCGCACGAAAGCTGTCTGCGGTGA